A stretch of Triticum aestivum cultivar Chinese Spring chromosome 1D, IWGSC CS RefSeq v2.1, whole genome shotgun sequence DNA encodes these proteins:
- the LOC123168570 gene encoding uncharacterized protein yields the protein MSAALVPFLSFLRFALLISLSLCVAAASPRHGAPTPGHEHPCFPGALHVHAAGDNSSSRSCRRTSPTLLEPRRKLQELPAPWPPLLADRVVVVVFAPLQSQLSPPPRLPPLHHTPSPGARAESAVVLISGQIRRRPLLRTHDPAAACFAPSSSATAGVPRRREPPP from the exons ATGAGCGCCGCCCTGGTTCCTTTTCTCTCCTTCCTCCGGTTCGCTCTTctcatctccctctctctctgcgtTGCAGCAGCATCCCCGCGCCATGGAGCTCCAACCCCTGGCCATGAACACCCGTGCTTCCCCGGCGCCTTGCACGTCCACGCCGCCGGTGACAACAGCAGCAGCAGGTCATGCCGCCGGACCTCCCCAACCTTGCTGGAGCCCCGCAG GAAACTGCAGGAGCTTcccgcgccatggcctcccctGCTCGCCGACCGCGTTGTTGTCGTCGTCTTCGCGCCCTTGCAGTCCCAACTTTCCCCGCCGCCTCGTCTGCCTCCCCTGCATCACACCCCGTCGCCGGGAGCTCGCGCTGAGTCCGCCGTCGTCCTCATCTCGGGCCAAATCCGCCGCCGTCCTCTGCTTCGCACGCACGATCCCGCTGCTGCCTGCTTTGCTCCATCGAGCAGTGCCACCGCCGGAGTTCCTCGTCGCCGGGAACCGCCTCCCTGA